From Nymphaea colorata isolate Beijing-Zhang1983 chromosome 6, ASM883128v2, whole genome shotgun sequence, a single genomic window includes:
- the LOC116256518 gene encoding GDSL esterase/lipase At5g45670-like, translated as MLHLLFLLFIPFSHLSVAMAEGNAKAMFVFGDSIVDSGNNDFLDTTSKANFYPYGVDFPGGATGRFTNGRNPADILAQLLGLPHFLPVFYDPRTKGNAILSGINYATAGSGILVSTSERNNVTSLGEQVSNFIHYTLPELASQLNGSGELASYLSQSIFLINSGGVDLFDYCLDSSFAECISVADTLQGNFTQQLERLYNLGARKFVVFNLMPAGSNIFCRTKNNGSDEDFLNEADSYLNHQLKYALDGMSRDKPGFCFVYVNIFHMVMSMLDDPTAYGLKVTNETCCTVSASSGDMECAEGVAPCSDRSTYLFYDAVHPTESVYVQLSTKAFFSKLDTEVYPFNVNVLANLTLDVGASSNVQPWSDA; from the exons ATGCTGCACCTTCTCTTCTTGCTGTTCATTCCTTTCTcccacttgtcagtagcaatggcGGAGGGCAACGCCAAAGCCATGTTCGTCTTCGGCGATTCGATCGTCGACAGCGGGAACAATGATTTCTTGGACACGACTTCCAAGGCCAACTTTTATCCTTACGGAGTGGATTTTCCGGGGGGTGCCACAGGCAGGTTCACTAATGGAAGAAACCCGGCGGACATACTGGCGCAACTGCTGGGTCTCCCCCACTTCCTTCCTGTCTTCTATGATCCTCGGACCAAGGGAAACGCCATTCTTTCTGGAATCAATTACGCCACAGCTGGTTCCGGCATACTCGTTTCCACTAGCGAAAGA AACAACGTCACATCATTGGGGGAGCAAGTGAGCAACTTCATTCATTATACGCTACCGGAATTGGCCTCTCAACTCAACGGGAGTGGTGAGCTCGCATCGTATCTATCACAGAGCATATTTCTTATCAACTCTGGTGGAGTCGATCTCTTCGACTACTGCCTGGATTCTAGCTTTGCCGAATGCATCAGCGTAGCAGATACATTGCAAGGAAATTTCACCCAACAGCTTGAG AGGTTATACAATCTTGGGGCACGGAAGTTCGTGGTGTTTAATCTCATGCCTGCCGGGTCCAACATCTTCTGTAGAACCAAAAATAATGGTTCTGACGAGGATTTTCTGAACGAGGCAGACTCGTATCTAAATCACCAGCTGAAGTATGCTCTGGATGGTATGAGCCGAGACAAGCCTGGCTTCTGCTTCGTCTACGTCAATATCTTCCACATGGTTATGAGCATGCTCGACGACCCAACTGCTTACG GATTGAAGGTAACCAATGAAACTTGTTGTACCGTGTCCGCTAGTAGTGGCGATATGGAATGTGCTGAAGGAGTCGCACCGTGCTCGGATAGGAGCACTTACCTCTTCTATGATGCGGTGCACCCGACTGAGAGTGTCTACGTGCAATTGTCAACGAAGGCCTTCTTCTCTAAGCTCGACACTGAGGTCTACCCGTTCAATGTCAATGTTCTAGCAAACCTCACCCTGGATGTTGGGGCTTCTTCGAATGTTCAACCATGGAGTGATGCTTAA
- the LOC116255683 gene encoding GDSL esterase/lipase At1g29670-like — MQRPGQPLPANMLHILFLVFFPFSHLLVAMAESNVTAMFVFGDSIVDSGNNDFLDTTSKGNYYPYGVDFPAGATGRFTNGRNPADILAQLLGLPRLLPVFNDPLTKGSAILSGVNYATGGSGILVSTSVTANVTSLGQQVTNFINSTLPDLESQLKGSAGLSSYLSQSIFLFNSGGDDLSVQCSASALAECFTLAEELVGNFTQQLERLYDYGARKFVVFNLMPSGCDVYAKSINNGTCAEYLNEADLYFNHKLKAALDGVSKEKVGMAFVYVNITHMVNAIFDDPAAYGVAVTNESCCTVPSDGAGFLCSEGVAPCSDRSSYLYFDTVHPTEHVYVQLSTKAYSSELDTEVYPFNVKVLAGLAVTSSLAQPWGDA, encoded by the exons ATGCAGCGGCCAGGCCAACCACTTCCAGCGAACATGCTGCACATTCTATTCCTggtcttctttcctttctcccaCTTGTTAGTAGCAATGGCGGAGAGCAACGTCACAGCTATGTTCGTCTTTGGCGATTCGATCGTCGACAGCGGGAACAATGACTTCTTGGACACCACTTCCAAGGGCAACTACTATCCATACGGAGTAGATTTCCCGGCGGGTGCCACCGGCAGGTTCACAAACGGAAGGAACCCCGCGGACATACTGGCACAGTTGCTGGGCCTCCCCCGCTTGCTTCCCGTCTTCAACGATCCTCTGACCAAGGGGAGCGCCATTCTTTCCGGCGTCAATTACGCAACTGGCGGTTCGGGCATACTCGTTTCCACTAGCGTAACT gCGAACGTCACGTCACTGGGGCAGCAGGTTACCAACTTCATCAATTCGACGCTGCCGGATTTGGAGTCTCAACTGAAGGGGAGCGCGGGGCTCTCATCCTACCTATCACAAAGCATCTTCCTTTTCAACTCCGGCGGAGACGACCTCTCGGTGCAGTGCTCGGCGTCCGCCCTGGCGGAGTGCTTCACCCTTGCAGAGGAGCTGGTGGGGAATTTCACCCAGCAGCTCGAG AGGTTGTATGATTATGGGGCGCGGAAATTTGTGGTGTTCAATCTCATGCCGAGCGGTTGCGACGTCTACGCTAAAAGCATAAACAACGGGACTTGCGCGGAGTACTTGAACGAGGCTGACTTGTATTTCAACCACAAGCTGAAGGCTGCTTTGGATGGTGTGAGCAAAGAGAAGGTGGGGATGGCCTTCGTCTATGTCAACATCACCCACATGGTTAATGCCATTTTCGACGACCCAGCAGCATACG GGGTAGCAGTAACCAATGAATCATGTTGCACGGTGCCCAGCGACGGTGCCGGGTTTCTCTGTTCGGAAGGAGTTGCGCCCTGCTCAGATCGGAGCAGCTACCTCTACTTCGACACTGTGCATCCAACGGAGCATGTGTACGTGCAGCTGTCGACGAAGGCCTACTCCTCCGAGCTTGACACGGAGGTCTACCCCTTCAATGTTAAAGTCCTAGCAGGCCTTGCTGTAACTTCTTCGCTGGCTCAACCATGGGGTGACGCTTAG
- the LOC116255984 gene encoding GDSL esterase/lipase At1g71691-like produces the protein MPRSASCTLLAEKLQPTALYLSALPVPSPTAATASMFILFSFLILFSRLSAAITENNVKAMFIFGDSLVDAGNNDFLETTVKCNYFPYGVDFSSGSTGRCTNGRTSADILGQLLGLPDLLPVFYDPHTRGSSILAGVNYASVGAGILDSTDQTSNVTSLSHQIANFRETTLPDLKTQLNGSLALSSYLSQSIFSFCIGGVDYMASCTLSGVPVECDLERLTEVLIRNYTNQLMRAYDFGARKFVVFNILQTGCNPFFENHNNGSCVHVLNEASSLFNSKLGTALKNLSEDLPGFAFVYINASGIISEMINHPTAYGLMELNASCCFLSESSEGRLCAEGTEPCPDRSIYAYYDGFHPTEKLCMHLATKAYSSGLQSEAYPFNVEALANLNTSVMVREVSSLHVHEH, from the exons ATGCCAAGATCTGCCTCGTGCACCCTGCTTGCAGAGAAACTCCAACCAACTGCCCTCTACTTGTCCGCTCTCCCTGTCCCCAGTCCAACAGCAGCTACAGCTAGCATGttcattctcttctccttcttgaTCCTTTTCTCCCGTTTATCGGCAGCCATTACTGAAAACAATGTCAAAGCTATGTTCATTTTTGGGGATTCGCTGGTTGATGCTGGGAACAATGACTTTTTGGAGACAACAGTCAAATGCAACTATTTTCCATATGGGGTGGATTTCTCCTCGGGCTCTACGGGCAGGTGCACAAATGGAAGAACCTCGGCGGACATACTGGGGCAGTTGTTAGGCCTGCCTGATTTACTGCCGGTTTTCTACGACCCTCACACCAGGGGGAGCTCCATTCTCGCTGGAGTAAACTACGCCTCAGTTGGCGCAGGCATCCTTGACTCTACTGATCAAACT TCAAATGTCACATCTTTGAGCCACCAAATTGCAAATTTCCGCGAAACAACATTGCCGGATCTGAAAACTCAATTGAATGGGAGCCTTGCGCTGTCTTCCTACCTCTCGCAGAGTATATTCTCATTCTGCATTGGTGGGGTTGATTACATGGCGAGCTGCACTTTATCAGGCGTGCCTGTAGAGTGTGACCTGGAGAGACTAACAGAAGTGCTAATCCGAAATTACACCAACCAACTcatg AGAGCATATGACTTTGGGGCCCGGAAATTTGTGGTATTCAATATCCTGCAAACTGGTTGTAATCCATTCTTTGAAAATCACAACAATGGGTCATGTGTGCATGTATTAAACGAGGCATCGTCTTTGTTCAACAGCAAACTTGGAACTGCACTAAAAAATCTAAGTGAGGACTTGCCTGGATTCGCTTTTGTTTATATTAACGCGTCCGGAATCATCAGTGAGATGATCAACCATCCAACTGCTTATG GATTAATGGAGCTCAATGCAAGTTGCTGCTTCTTATCGGAATCATCTGAAGGGAGACTCTGTGCTGAAGGAACTGAACCATGCCCAGATAGGAGCATCTACGCCTATTACGATGGCTTCCACCCCACGGAAAAGCTTTGCATGCATCTGGCAACAAAAGCATATTCATCTGGGCTGCAAAGTGAAGCCTATCCCTTCAACGTTGAAGCGCTTGCCAACCTTAACACCTCAGTGATGGTTAGAGAGGTTTCATCGTTACATGTTCATGAACACTGA
- the LOC116255985 gene encoding GDSL esterase/lipase At1g29670-like, translated as MPRSASCTLLAEKLQPTALYLSALPVPSPTAATASMFILFSFLILFSRLSGAITENNVKAMFIFGDSLVDAGNNDFLETTVKCNYFPYGVDFSSGSTGRCTNGRTSADILGQLLGLPHLLPVFYDPHTRGSSILAGVNYASGGAGILDSTDQSGNVTSLSNQIVNFGETTLPDLKIQLHGSLALSSYLSQSIFLFCIGGNDYMASCTLSGVPIECDLQRLTEVLIRNYTNQLVRAYDFGARKFVVFNILQTGCIPYYENHNNGWCVHVLNEASALFNNKLGPALKNLSENLPGFAFVYINASGIISEMINHPTTYGLKKLNASCCLVSESSEGAFCAEGTEPCPDRSIYAYYDGLHPTEQLYMQLATKAYSSELHSEAYPFNVEVLANLNTSVVLREVSSLHVHEH; from the exons ATGCCAAGATCTGCCTCGTGCACCCTGCTTGCAGAGAAACTCCAACCAACTGCCCTCTACTTGTCCGCTCTCCCTGTCCCCAGTCCAACAGCAGCTACAGCTAGCATGttcattctcttctccttcttgaTCCTTTTCTCCCGATTATCGGGAGCCATTACTGAAAACAATGTCAAAGCTATGTTCATTTTTGGGGATTCGCTGGTTGATGCTGGGAACAATGACTTTTTGGAGACAACAGTCAAATGCAACTATTTTCCATATGGGGTGGATTTCTCCTCGGGCTCTACGGGCAGGTGCACAAATGGAAGAACCTCGGCAGACATACTGGGGCAGTTGTTAGGACTGCCTCATTTACTGCCGGTTTTCTACGACCCTCACACCAGAGGGAGCTCCATTCTCGCCGGAGTAAACTATGCCTCAGGTGGTGCCGGCATCCTTGATTCTACTGATCAAAGT GGAAATGTCACATCTTTGAGCAACCAAATTGTAAACTTCGGCGAAACAACATTGCCGGATCTGAAAATTCAATTGCATGGGAGCCTTGCGCTGTCTTCCTACCTCTCACAGAGTATATTCTTATTCTGCATTGGTGGGAATGATTACATGGCGAGCTGCACGTTATCAGGCGTACCTATAGAGTGTGACTTGCAGAGACTAACAGAAGTGCTCATTCGAAATTACACCAACCAGCTcgtg AGAGCATATGACTTTGGGGCCCGGAAATTTGTGGTATTTAATATCCTGCAGACAGGTTGTATTCCATATTATGAAAATCACAACAATGGGTGGTGTGTGCATGTATTAAACGAGGCTTCGGCTTTGTTCAACAACAAACTTGGACCTGCACTAAAAAATCTAAGTGAGAACTTGCCTGGATTCGCTTTTGTTTATATTAACGCCTCTGGAATAATCAGTGAGATGATCAACCATCCAACTACTTATG GATTAAAGAAGCTCAATGCAAGTTGCTGCTTGGTATCGGAATCATCTGAAGGGGCATTCTGTGCTGAAGGAACTGAACCGTGCCCAGATAGGAGCATCTACGCCTATTACGATGGCTTACACCCCACAGAACAGCTTTACATGCAACTGGCAACAAAAGCATATTCATCTGAGCTGCATAGTGAAGCCTATCCCTTCAACGTTGAAGTGCTTGCCAACCTTAACACCTCAGTGGTGCTTAGAGAGGTTTCATCGTTACATGTTCATGAACACTGA
- the LOC116255666 gene encoding GDSL esterase/lipase 7-like isoform X2 — protein MFILFSFFILFTRFSAAIAENNVKAMFIFGDSLVDAGNSDFLETPYKCNYFPYGVDFSSGSTGRCRNGRTSADILGQLLGLPHLLPVFYDPHTKGSSILAGVNYASLGAGILDSTQQSRAYDFGARKFVVFNILQTGCNPYYENHNNGSCVHVLNEASALFNNKLGPALKNLSEDLPGFAFVYINASGIISEMINHPTTYGLKELNASCCFLSESSERAFCAEGTEPCPDRSIYAYYDGFHPTEKLYMHLATKAYSSELHSEAYPFNVEVLANLNTSVMLREVSSLHVHEHRGSEPEAPSTSNNELAILEFIHLLVETMDQHF, from the exons ATGTTCAtactcttctccttcttcatccTTTTCACCCGATTCTCGGCTGCCATTGCTGAAAACAATGTCAAAGCTATGTTCATTTTTGGGGATTCGCTGGTTGATGCTGGGAACAGTGATTTTTTGGAGACACCATACAAATGCAACTATTTTCCATATGGGGTGGATTTCTCCTCGGGCTCTACGGGTAGGTGCAGAAATGGAAGAACCTCGGCGGACATACTGGGGCAGTTGTTAGGCTTGCCTCATTTACTGCCGGTTTTCTACGACCCTCACACCAAAGGGAGCTCCATTCTCGCCGGAGTAAACTATGCCTCACTTGGTGCCGGCATCCTTGATTCTACTCAGCAAAGT AGAGCATATGACTTTGGGGCCCGAAAATTTGTGGTATTTAATATCCTGCAGACAGGTTGTAATCCATACTATGAAAATCACAACAATGGGTCATGTGTGCACGTATTAAACGAGGCATCGGCTTTGTTCAACAACAAACTTGGGCCTGCACTAAAAAATCTAAGTGAGGACTTGCCTGGGTTCGCTTTTGTCTATATTAACGCCTCTGGAATCATCAGTGAGATGATCAACCATCCAACTACTTATG GATTGAAGGAGCTCAATGCAAGTTGCTGCTTCTTATCGGAATCATCTGAAAGGGCATTCTGTGCTGAAGGAACTGAGCCATGCCCAGATAGGAGCATCTACGCCTATTACGATGGCTTCCACCCCACAGAAAAGCTTTACATGCACCTGGCAACAAAAGCATATTCATCTGAGCTGCATAGTGAAGCCTATCCCTTCAACGTTGAAGTGCTTGCCAACCTTAACACCTCAGTGATGCTTAGAGAGGTTTCATCATTACATGTTCATGAACACCGAGGTTCAGAACCGGAGGCGCCTTCAACTAGCAAT AATGAACTAGCAATTCTTGAATTTATTCACCTACTTGTGGAAACTATGGACCAGCACTTTTGA
- the LOC116255666 gene encoding GDSL esterase/lipase At4g18970-like isoform X3 has product MFILFSFFILFTRFSAAIAENNVKAMFIFGDSLVDAGNSDFLETPYKCNYFPYGVDFSSGSTGRCRNGRTSADILGQLLGLPHLLPVFYDPHTKGSSILAGVNYASLGAGILDSTQQSTGCNPYYENHNNGSCVHVLNEASALFNNKLGPALKNLSEDLPGFAFVYINASGIISEMINHPTTYGLKELNASCCFLSESSERAFCAEGTEPCPDRSIYAYYDGFHPTEKLYMHLATKAYSSELHSEAYPFNVEVLANLNTSVMLREVSSLHVHEHRGSEPEAPSTSNELATKGFMVLKLRSFRVRVLEPPAV; this is encoded by the exons ATGTTCAtactcttctccttcttcatccTTTTCACCCGATTCTCGGCTGCCATTGCTGAAAACAATGTCAAAGCTATGTTCATTTTTGGGGATTCGCTGGTTGATGCTGGGAACAGTGATTTTTTGGAGACACCATACAAATGCAACTATTTTCCATATGGGGTGGATTTCTCCTCGGGCTCTACGGGTAGGTGCAGAAATGGAAGAACCTCGGCGGACATACTGGGGCAGTTGTTAGGCTTGCCTCATTTACTGCCGGTTTTCTACGACCCTCACACCAAAGGGAGCTCCATTCTCGCCGGAGTAAACTATGCCTCACTTGGTGCCGGCATCCTTGATTCTACTCAGCAAAGT ACAGGTTGTAATCCATACTATGAAAATCACAACAATGGGTCATGTGTGCACGTATTAAACGAGGCATCGGCTTTGTTCAACAACAAACTTGGGCCTGCACTAAAAAATCTAAGTGAGGACTTGCCTGGGTTCGCTTTTGTCTATATTAACGCCTCTGGAATCATCAGTGAGATGATCAACCATCCAACTACTTATG GATTGAAGGAGCTCAATGCAAGTTGCTGCTTCTTATCGGAATCATCTGAAAGGGCATTCTGTGCTGAAGGAACTGAGCCATGCCCAGATAGGAGCATCTACGCCTATTACGATGGCTTCCACCCCACAGAAAAGCTTTACATGCACCTGGCAACAAAAGCATATTCATCTGAGCTGCATAGTGAAGCCTATCCCTTCAACGTTGAAGTGCTTGCCAACCTTAACACCTCAGTGATGCTTAGAGAGGTTTCATCATTACATGTTCATGAACACCGAGGTTCAGAACCGGAGGCGCCTTCAACTAGCAAT GAATTAGCTACGAAAGGCTTCATGGTGCTCAAGCTCAGGTCCTTCAGGGTAAGGGTGCTTGAGCCACCCGCTGTGTGA
- the LOC116255666 gene encoding GDSL esterase/lipase 7-like isoform X1 — translation MFILFSFFILFTRFSAAIAENNVKAMFIFGDSLVDAGNSDFLETPYKCNYFPYGVDFSSGSTGRCRNGRTSADILGQLLGLPHLLPVFYDPHTKGSSILAGVNYASLGAGILDSTQQSRAYDFGARKFVVFNILQTGCNPYYENHNNGSCVHVLNEASALFNNKLGPALKNLSEDLPGFAFVYINASGIISEMINHPTTYGLKELNASCCFLSESSERAFCAEGTEPCPDRSIYAYYDGFHPTEKLYMHLATKAYSSELHSEAYPFNVEVLANLNTSVMLREVSSLHVHEHRGSEPEAPSTSNELATKGFMVLKLRSFRVRVLEPPAV, via the exons ATGTTCAtactcttctccttcttcatccTTTTCACCCGATTCTCGGCTGCCATTGCTGAAAACAATGTCAAAGCTATGTTCATTTTTGGGGATTCGCTGGTTGATGCTGGGAACAGTGATTTTTTGGAGACACCATACAAATGCAACTATTTTCCATATGGGGTGGATTTCTCCTCGGGCTCTACGGGTAGGTGCAGAAATGGAAGAACCTCGGCGGACATACTGGGGCAGTTGTTAGGCTTGCCTCATTTACTGCCGGTTTTCTACGACCCTCACACCAAAGGGAGCTCCATTCTCGCCGGAGTAAACTATGCCTCACTTGGTGCCGGCATCCTTGATTCTACTCAGCAAAGT AGAGCATATGACTTTGGGGCCCGAAAATTTGTGGTATTTAATATCCTGCAGACAGGTTGTAATCCATACTATGAAAATCACAACAATGGGTCATGTGTGCACGTATTAAACGAGGCATCGGCTTTGTTCAACAACAAACTTGGGCCTGCACTAAAAAATCTAAGTGAGGACTTGCCTGGGTTCGCTTTTGTCTATATTAACGCCTCTGGAATCATCAGTGAGATGATCAACCATCCAACTACTTATG GATTGAAGGAGCTCAATGCAAGTTGCTGCTTCTTATCGGAATCATCTGAAAGGGCATTCTGTGCTGAAGGAACTGAGCCATGCCCAGATAGGAGCATCTACGCCTATTACGATGGCTTCCACCCCACAGAAAAGCTTTACATGCACCTGGCAACAAAAGCATATTCATCTGAGCTGCATAGTGAAGCCTATCCCTTCAACGTTGAAGTGCTTGCCAACCTTAACACCTCAGTGATGCTTAGAGAGGTTTCATCATTACATGTTCATGAACACCGAGGTTCAGAACCGGAGGCGCCTTCAACTAGCAAT GAATTAGCTACGAAAGGCTTCATGGTGCTCAAGCTCAGGTCCTTCAGGGTAAGGGTGCTTGAGCCACCCGCTGTGTGA